GTACGAACGAAATTTCTTTATTCGTTTGATCACCAAGTTCTTCTTTAAGTGCTTGTAATTTATCTTCGTAGGCTGTTAATACTTCTTCACCTTTTGTTTCTTGATTCACTGCTTTTGCATATAATTTAAAATTCTCTTTCCAGTCACCACGTAATGTTTCTGAAAAAATTGTTGGAGCAATTTTGCTAAGTTTTGCATAATCTTTTTCTTGTCTTAGTTTATTACCAATGATTAAATCAGGCTTTAAAGAAGCGATTTTTTCAATATTAATTTCATGTTCAACACCAACTACTTCTACACCGTCCATTTGATCTTTAATATGATCATACCAAGGATCACCTGACCAAGATTGAACAGCACCTACTGGCTTAATACCTAAAGCTAAAAGTGCTTCTGTTCCTTCATTTGTTAATACAACAATACGTTTTGGTGTGTCTTTTACTTCAGTTGTCCCCATTGCATGTTCGACACTGTAAGCATTGCTTTCTTTTGAACTTTCTTCCTTCTCGTTATCTTTAGAATTGCCACACGCTGCAAGAACAAAAATAGCCATAACAGATAGCAATACTAATAACTTTTGAAATGCTTTTTGCATCTTTTTTTCCCCCATTGTATATGATAAAATTGTTTGGTGATAATGATTATCATTTTTATTAAGAACGAAGTCAATAATATTGCAAGAATTTATTACTGTCAATATATTTTTAATAAAATGCGAGTACATTCTATATAGAAGAAAGAGTATGAATATATGATTTTTAAAAATAATTCTTCAAAATCTTTAGCGTTAATAGTAGGAACACTTCTCTTACTTATTTGCATGGGAATAAGTATTGTATATGGCTATGCAAATACCTCCATTCAAACGACGATTGAATCTTTTACCCAGTTTAATAATTCAAACGAGCATATCATTATTCAAAATGTTCGTATTCCTAGGGCTCTAATTGCTACATGTGTGGGGGCTTCTTTAGCTATTACAGGGGTACTGATGCAGACATTAACGAAAAATCCACTAGCATCCCCTGGAATTTTAGGAATCAATACTGGAGCTGGCTTTGCAGTCGTATTTGCAATGATTTTCTTCCATATTTCAGCTTTACAATCTTTAGCATGGGTTGCATTTTTAGGTGCCGCAATAGCTGCTCTATCAGTTTATGGCATTAGTTCATCTGGACGAGATGCCGTAACTCCAGTCAAAATAACGTTAGCTGGAGCCGCAATCAGTGCACTTTTCGCTTCTTTTACACAAGGTTTACTTGCAACAAACGAAGCAGAACTTGAGCAAGTACTGTTTTGGTTAGCTGGATCTGTACAAGGGAGAAAGCTGGAGATTCTAATATCTGTGTTACCATATTTAGTTATTGGTTGGATTGCAGCTCTACTTATCTCTTCTAAAATGAATATTCTTGCCCTTGGGGATGATATAGCAAGAGGTCTCGGGTTACCACTAGGCATGATGAAATTAGCAGTTGGCATTATTGTTATTTTTTTAGCAGGTAGCTCAGTTGCAATAGCTGGTCCTATAGGATTTGTTGGAATTGTAGTACCCCATTTTGCGCGAAAGTTTGTTGGTACTGATCATCGTTGGCTTATTCCGATGGCTGCTATATTAGGTGGGATTCTTTTACTGTTAGCAGATGTGGCAGCACGCTATATTATTATGCCTCAAGAAGTGCCAGTTGGCGTAATGACAGCCATGATTGGCACACCATTCTTTATTTACCTTGCGCGAAAAGGTGGAAAAAAATAATGAAACAATTAAAAACAGTTCGTTTACTACAAAATAAAATTTCTTTTTTACTAGATGTAAAAGCTTCTAAAAAGCTAACTTTTCTTAGTATCACAGCACTATTTGTTTTTTTCTTCAGTGCATCGTTTGGTGATTCATTTATAAATCCGTTAAAAGTAATGCAAACGATAATCGGACAAGGTTCTGATTTTGATCAATTAATTATTATTGACTTTCGACTGCCAAGAATTTTTATTGCAGCGTTTGCAGGTATGGCTTTAGCAGTGGCAGGTGCTATTTTACAAGGTCTGATTAAAAATCCACTTGCTTCACCAGACATAATCGGTATTTCTGCTGGTGGTGGAGCTGCGGTAGTTGGTTTTTTAGCTATTTTCAGTGACTCCAATCATTCTTTAACAGTTAGTATTGAATGGCTACCTCTTGCAGGATTTATTGGAGCTACTGCCGTTGCATTTATTGTTTATATATTTGCTTGGAAAGATGGTGTGACTGCAACCCGTCTTGTATTAATTGGTATCGGGGTTTCTGCTTTTATGCAGGCTATTACGACGATGTTGATGGTTATCGGTCCTATTTATCAAGCTAGTGAAGCCAATAAGTGGATTACAGGTAGCGTCAAAAGTGCAGATTGGAATCAAGTTCAAATTATCGTTCCAATAATTATAATCCTTCTGCTTCTAACAGTCTTTATTACTCGACAGTTAAACGTGCAAGAATTGGGTGATGACACAGCTGCAAGTTTAGGTCAAACTG
The genomic region above belongs to Lysinibacillus sp. FSL W8-0992 and contains:
- a CDS encoding ABC transporter substrate-binding protein, whose translation is MQKAFQKLLVLLSVMAIFVLAACGNSKDNEKEESSKESNAYSVEHAMGTTEVKDTPKRIVVLTNEGTEALLALGIKPVGAVQSWSGDPWYDHIKDQMDGVEVVGVEHEINIEKIASLKPDLIIGNKLRQEKDYAKLSKIAPTIFSETLRGDWKENFKLYAKAVNQETKGEEVLTAYEDKLQALKEELGDQTNKEISFVRFMADKSRIYYTDSFSGVIFDALGFKRVPAQADLFKDNAKLGKLAIDLGKEAIPQMDGDVIFYFTYMPTGDDSALATEQEWTQDPLWKNLTAVQKGNAHKVDDVIWNTAGGILAANIMLDQVKEYFIK
- a CDS encoding FecCD family ABC transporter permease, whose protein sequence is MIFKNNSSKSLALIVGTLLLLICMGISIVYGYANTSIQTTIESFTQFNNSNEHIIIQNVRIPRALIATCVGASLAITGVLMQTLTKNPLASPGILGINTGAGFAVVFAMIFFHISALQSLAWVAFLGAAIAALSVYGISSSGRDAVTPVKITLAGAAISALFASFTQGLLATNEAELEQVLFWLAGSVQGRKLEILISVLPYLVIGWIAALLISSKMNILALGDDIARGLGLPLGMMKLAVGIIVIFLAGSSVAIAGPIGFVGIVVPHFARKFVGTDHRWLIPMAAILGGILLLLADVAARYIIMPQEVPVGVMTAMIGTPFFIYLARKGGKK
- a CDS encoding FecCD family ABC transporter permease, which encodes MKQLKTVRLLQNKISFLLDVKASKKLTFLSITALFVFFFSASFGDSFINPLKVMQTIIGQGSDFDQLIIIDFRLPRIFIAAFAGMALAVAGAILQGLIKNPLASPDIIGISAGGGAAVVGFLAIFSDSNHSLTVSIEWLPLAGFIGATAVAFIVYIFAWKDGVTATRLVLIGIGVSAFMQAITTMLMVIGPIYQASEANKWITGSVKSADWNQVQIIVPIIIILLLLTVFITRQLNVQELGDDTAASLGQTVQKTRFFLLLLSSSLVASAISFAGAIGFVGLMAPHIARRIIGPAFGVLIPTSAAIGALLVMVADIIGRTAFSPLEVPAGVFTAAIGAPYFIYLLLRNPRK